The Vibrio gazogenes DNA segment GACTCGCATCATCCGGTAAATCCACATCAGTGGCGGTAATACTGCCGGTAATGGTCGCATCTTCACTGACCGAGCGGGTCTCGGCTTCAGCCATCGGCGCATCATTGGTGCCCACCACGGTAATAGTGAGTGTGGTCTTAGCTGTCGCACCGCGATCATCGGTGACCGTGATCGGCACTTCGATCACCTGCGTCTCGCCTTCCGACAATTGATCATAGCTGGACGCATCAAAACGATAAGAGCCGTCCGGATTTAAGGTTAGACCGGGTACGTTTGAGTCCGTGATAAACACCAGATTTTGACCGGCAGGCAAATCGACATCGGTGGCGGTGAGACTGCCGGTAATGGCCGCATCTTCGTTCACTGAAGCCGTTGCGGCTTGGGCGACAGGCGCATCATTAGTACCGGTGATGGTGATGGTCAGTGTGGTGGTATCGCTCGCACCGCGCTCATCAAGCACAGTTACGGGCACTTCAATCACCTGCGTCTCGCCTTCCGACAATTGGTCATAGCTGGACGCATCAAAACGATAAGAGCCATCCGGATTTAAGGTTAGACCGGGTACGTTGGAATCAGTGGTAAATACCAGATTTTGGCCAGCAGGCAAATCGACATCGGTGGCGGTGAGACTGCCGGTAATGGCCTCATCTTCGCTCACTGAATCCGTTGCGGCTTGGGCGACAGGCGCATCATTAGTACCGGTGATAGTGATGGTCAGTGTGGTGGTATCGCTCGCACCGCGCTCATCAAGCACGGTTACGGGCACTTCAATCACCTGTGTCTCGCCTTCCGACAATTGATCATAGCTGGACGCATCAAAACGATAAGAGCCGTCCGGATTTAAGGTTAGACCGGGTACGTTGGCATCAGTGATAAACACCAGATTTTGACCAGCAGGCAAATCGACATCGGTGGCGGTGAGACTGCCGGTAATGGCCTCATCTTCGCTCACTGAATCCGTTGCGGCTTGGGCGACAGGCGCATCATTAGTACCGGTGATAGTGATGGTCAGTGTGGTGGTATCGCTCGCACCGCGCTCATCAAGCACGGTTACGGGCACTTCAATCACCTGCGTCTCGCCTTCCGACAGTTGATCATAGCTGGATGCATCAAAACGATAAGAGCCGTCCGGATTTAAGGTTAGACCGGGTACGTTGGAATCAGTGGTAAACACCAGATTTTGACCAGCAGGCAAATCGACATCGGTGGCGGTGAGACTGCCGGTAATGGCCTCATCTTCGCTCACTGAATCCGTTGCGGCTTGGGCGACAGGCGCATCATTAGTACCGGTGATAGTGATGGTCAGTGTGGTGGTATCGCTCGCACCGCGCTCATCAAGCACAGTTACGGGCACTTCGATCACCTGCGTCTCGCCTTCCGACAATTGATCATAGCTGGACGCATCAAAACGATAAGAGCCGTCCGGATTTAAGGTTAGACCGGGTACGTTGGAATCAGTGATAAACACCAGATTTTGACCAGCAGGCAAATCGACATCTGTGGCGGTGAGACTGCCGGTAATGGCCGCATCTTCGCTCACTGAATCCGTTGCGGCTTGGGCGACAGGCGCATCATTAGTACCGGTGATGGTGATGGTCAGTGTGGTGGTATCGCTCGCACCGCGCTCATCAAGCACGGTTACGGGCACTTCAATCACCTGCGTCTCGCCTTCCGACAATTGGTCATAGCTGGACGCATCAAAACGATAAGAGCCATCCGGATTTAAGGTTAGACCGGGTACGTTGGAATCAGTGGTAAACACCAGATTTTGACCAGCAGGCAAATCGACATCGGTGGCGGTGAGACTGCCGGTAATGGCCGCATCTTCGTTCACTGAACCCGTTGCAGCTTGGGCGACAGGCGCATCATTAGTACCGGTGATGGTGATGGTCAGTGTGGTGGTATCGCTCGCACCGCGCTCATCAAGCACGGTTACGGGCACTTCAATCACCTGCGTCTCGCCTTCCGACAATTGATCATAGCTGGACGCATCAAAACGATAAGAGCCGTCCGGATTTAAGGTTAGACCGGGTACGTTGGAATCAGTGGTAAATACCAGATTTTGGCCGGTAGGCAAATCGACATCGGTGGCGGTGAGACTGCCGGTAATGGCCGCATCTTCGTTCACTGAATCCGTTGCGGCTTGGGCGACAGGCGCATCATTAGTACCGGTGATGGTGATGGTCAGTGTGGTGGTATCGCTCGCACCGCGCTCATCAAGCACGGTTACGGGCACTTCAATCACCTGCGTCTCGCCTTCCGACAATTGATCATAGCTGGACGCATCAAAACGATAAGAGCCGTCCGGATTTAAGGTTAGACCGGGTACGTTGGAATCAGTGGTAAATACCAGATTTTGGCCGGTAGGCAAATCGACATCGGTGGCGGTGAGACTGCCGGTAATCGTTGCATCTTCGTTCACCGAAGCCGTTGCAGCTTGGGCGACAGGGGCGTTGTTAGTATCAACAATATTACCGTCAGTGGAATCTCCGGTTAATCCATTCGATGCAGGATCAGGAGTATTCGTGGAAGCTAATGTATTGAAAACATCAAGCAGCGCTAGACCTTGTGTGGTTGATAGCGACAAACTGGAGAAACGATAGAGACCTTGCGTACTAAAATCGGTTTGTGCAATAAGCTCGTCATTAATCGCTTCAACCGTCGCACTTGTTGACAGACTTGAGCCAGAAGCACTACCCGCAGCCGGAGCAAAGGTTTCACCTAACTGTGTCGGGTCATTCCCTTGCTCGATCGCCGTAAGCAATTGATTCACATCATTCGTGATATCAACTTTATCACCATCCGCTGTTACAACCTTCGCGTTAAGAGCCGTATATTCATCATGATTTAAAAAGTTCCCGCCTTCTAAAATAACCACTCCTGGCGGGATAATTTCTCCAGGTTTGATGGTAATGACGTTTCCATCCTGATCGATGATAATAACTTGGTCTTTTGCTACATCAGGCAGAGAAATCTTTGACTCAAACCTCATAAATGGCACCCCTAAATCACATGTATATCAACAACGTGTTAATCAACTTAACGTATAACTATCGGTTCTCAATCAATACACCTGACAATCGCTATATTCATACATTTCTTGATTATATATCATACAGCAGTCTAACACTATATTCGTGGCACAAATCACATTATTAAGAGGGGGTTTTTACAATAATAGCCCGACTCTCTCACGATGCTACTTTTTTGAAAATTTAAGACACAATAGCTTTTAAGCCTCAGAAACAATCTAGAAAAGGTTATATACTTGTATTTCCATGTATTAATGTGAGTGATACTCACAAATTACTGTATGGAAAGAGAGATATTAATATAACCACATTCTCATTCATGAGATCGTTTTTTGCGTAGGCTGAGTACTTTAGGACGATATTTAGTGCAATTAGTCTAATAATAGGGGGTTCTTTGAAAACATTCCTACTCAAAGTTGTGGTATTGTTTGCTGTGATCATGAATAGCAATGTTCTCGCGCAATCACTTGAGCAAGCGGTCTCTGTTACACTGGCGACAAACCCAGAACTGGAAAGTTCATTCAATCAATATCAAAGCAAGTTACAGAATTCGAGAGCATCTCAGGGCGCTTACCTGCCTAAAGTCGATTTAGATGCTGGCATAGGATACGAAGGGATCGAGCCTGCGGCGGGAAATGCCAAAGAAAATACTGACTTAACAAGAAAAGAAGTTAGCGTATCCTTGACTCAATTGATTTGGGATGGATCTTCAACCCTGAATGATATGGGCAGAACCTCAGCCGAAGCTGAAGCAAGTCGTTATCAATTATTAGCTGATGCGTCAGATAAAGCGCTGGACGTGACAAAATTATATCTGGATGCAGAGAAAGCCAATGATGTATTAAAACTATCTGAAGCGAACTTACAAATACATAAAAAAATATACCGGGATATCAAGCGCAGAACAGAGTCTGGACTGGGGTCTACTGCTGATGTAACCCAAGTTGAAGCTCGTGTCGCAAAAGCTGAATCAAATCTGTTAGCCGCGCAAAATAATCTCTTTGAAACCCATTCGAAATTCAAAGAAACCGTTGGAGAAGAGCCGGTTGATCTGACTTTCCCCCAAGCTGACCAGGAACAAATTCCTCACAGCTTTCAGGATGCGAAAGCTCTGGCATTTAAATCACACCCAATTCTAAAGGTGACACAGCAAAATATTGCGGCGGCCCGTTACCAATATAAACAAAATCAATCACCGTATTATCCGAGTATTTCTTTGCAGGCGAATCATAGTATCAAGAATGATGCTGCGGGTTACCTCGGGAGTAGCTCTGAAACGACAGCAATGATCCGGATGCATTATAATCTCTATAATGGTGGCTCAGATCGTGCAAATGAAATGAGTGCGGCCTATGCGTTGAATAAAGCAAAAGATTTACGGGAAAAGTCATACCGGGAAGTGTTAGGTGGGCTTGAACTGGCTTGGCAATCACTTGATTTTTCAAGTCAAAGACGCACTTTCCTCGCCGATCTTGTCGATTCTGTTTCAAAGACAGTAATCGCATATGAAAAACAATATCAAATCGGTCAAAGAACATTGCTTGATTTATTGAATAGTGAAAATGAACTCTTTGAAGCGCGTAAGGACTATCTTGAGGCGAAATACACTCAGGCATATGCACAATATCGCGTGATGAATGCTGTGGGAAACTTGCTCGATAGTCTGAAAGTCACGGTCCCACAGGAATGGGCTGACCAGTCAGGTGATTAAGATGAAATTCAGTTACTTACTATTTTTAGTCTCATTACCGATTTGGTCAAAGGGTATCGCTGACCAAAGCCAGGATGAGTATGATTACATTCCTCCCCCAACGGCTGCACAAGCTTTTGATCTTGCAGATTCAGATCATGACGGTGTCATTAATGCGCGGGATTTATGTCCGAAAACCCCTCAAAATGCCAAAATAGATAACGATGGCTGTGAAACTTATCACCGGAGTAAAACTCAACGGCAACTACGAATCTTATTTGAGAATGATTCCAGTAATATTAATTCAATCTTTAATATACAGATTAAGCAGATGGCGCGTTTTTTAGCGGACTACCCTGAAACGTCAATCGAGCTTAGAGGCTATGCCAGCCGCAGTGGTGAAACGCAATACAACCAAGCGTTATCCAAACAACGGGCAAACAGTGTAAAAGCTCGGCTGATAAAAGAAGGCGTCTCTGCGGATAGAATCAGAATCGTAGGATTTGGCGAATCCAATCCGGAAGCGACGGGTGAAGATCAAGTTAGTGATGCCAAAAATCGGCGTGTCTCTGCAACAGTTGTTGGCTATAAAGGCGATGTTGAGAAAAGATGGACTATTTTTTCGACGCTCCCACCCAATCGGCACACCTATTAATTGCTCGACACCAGACAGAAAAGAGATAACCGCAGGTTGTTATGATGGTTCACCAACATACGATTGATAAGGATGAGGTGTACCACTTTTCGGTCTGGGATGATACTCTTCTCTAATTATATTTCTTGGGCTGAAACCATCGCAACAGATGGTTCAGCCTGATTTTTTGCATCAAATAGTTTTGAGATGACACCCATGTATTTATCTAAGTTAACATCAGCCGTGTTCACACATTTATATAACGATATTGTTGAATTTCGTCGTACCTTTGATCTCCCGGTGAGTCAACCCGAAAGCCTCGACGAAGATGCAGATACGCTCCATACATCACTGGCAATTGAAGAGCTTACAGAACTCGCCGAAGCTCAGGATAAAGTTGAACAGGCTGATGCGATTGTTGATACTGTTTACGTTCTGATGGGACGACTGGTGCATCTTGGACATGATACACCAGCGCATAATCCGGGTATCAGCTACTTGATTGATTTATTGCTGAATGTTGCGACCCATCGCAACATCGATTTCATTCCCTGCTGGGATGAAGTCCACAGTTCAAATATGAGCAAGGTCTGCCGTAACCAAACCGAATATGATGAAACCGAATCATTTTATGCGAAACAAGGCATCAAATTATCTCCGGTTATCAAAGGTGATTATATTATTGCCAAATGTGCAGAAGATTTTGTCAGTGCGGAAAAAACGATTCGTCAGGGAAAAGTCCTTAAGTCCGTCTATTATCGTCCGGCGGATCTGACAAAACTAACTCAATAGTATAAAAAAAAGGCCACTTTGTGGAGCAAGGTGGCCGAGGAGACTATAAAAAGCCTAACAAGAACGAGAATGTATCGATTATATTAATGCGATTTGTATGCCAACTTTTTATTTAAATATAACTAATTGATTTATATTGAAATAACCCAAAGCACTCCCAAGTAGCATTCATTTCATCCTCATCCCTGCTCTAGCATTGTGCTTGATGCACCAAAATTATTCATAGATAACCCTAACCCACATACGACGACTAATCGAAAAGCAAATATGATTTCCCTTGGATTTCAACTGACTGAACTGTTGTTTGGAAGACTTCTGCAACATGGTCAGGCGTCAGAACGGATCGCGTCTCTCCCCACTGTTGCAGAATACCTTGATTTAATAATAGGGTTTTGTCGGCATATCGAAGTGTTCGATTCAAATCATGATTCGCCATAATGACGGTCAGTCCCATATGGTTGATGTCTTGTAATAATTCATACAACATGTGCTCCTGCCCAACATCGAGTGCAGCGGCCGGCTCATCTAAAATCATGAAGCGAGCATGAGGATTCAGTGTCGGCCATACTTGTAAACAGCTGCCAGCCAATCTGACCCGTTGCCACTCGCCTCCGGAAATCTGGTGAATCGAACAGTGTAATTTATCCTGCAAATTTAATCGCTGAATCAGTAGTTCAATAACGTCAGATGACTGTTCGGCAGTGACGGATAGAGCCGACGGAATGGAGAGCGCAAGATATTGGCAGACATCAATCGCAAAAGTCGGACGCTCCTGTTGCGACAAATAAGCACGGAGCTGGGCTAATTCCGGCAAGGAAAGACGCGTCAGATCGGTCTCTCCAAGCTGTACACTGCCTTGATGCGCGATCATGCCAGCCAAAGCAGCCAGTAGTGTACTTTTACCGCTACCATTAGGGCCGACAATATGGATCAATTCACCTTGAGCACAATTAAACCCCAGAGGAAGCAGGCGCGTACCGACACAGAGATTTTTAACGTGAATCATGATTTTTCAATAACATCCATACAAATACAGGCGCACCAATCGTTGTCGTCACAACCCCCAAGGGTAATTCAGCAGCATCAAGTGCCGTCCGGGAAATTAAATCAGCAAAGACCAGCAACAGTGCCCCTGCAACGGCTGAAAGCGGTAAGAGATAACGATTCTCGGTCCCGAAAGCCAAACGTAATAAGTGCGGTACAACCAGTCCGACAAAGCCGATGATTCCGCCTAAGGCAACTGATGCGCCCACCAGCACAGCCACGGCGACCACCAACTTCCAGCGTATACGATGGACATCAATTCCCAACTGCTTGGCATGCACCTCTCCCATCATCAACCGGTCCAGTACTCGCCCTTGTCCCATCAGCCATATCAACACGGGTAAGATCAATAATGAAAGTAAATGGTAAGACCAATCAATACCACCAAGACTCCCCATCAGCCAGTACATCAATTGTCTCAAACTCAAATCGTTACTAAAGTAAAATGCCCAAGTGACGACAGAGCGAGTCAGAATCCCCAACGCGACGCCGACCAACAATAGTCGAATTGTCGTCAATTTCATACTTCGGGCGATTCCGACCAAAATAGCCGTAAAAATCATAGCACCGACGATAGCACCGAACATAAAAACCAACGGTGTGGCCGCAAACGGGAAGAAAAACAGAATGACCACCATCGCCACACTTGCACCACCGGAAACACCGATAATTCCCGGCTCAGCCAGGACATTGCCTAACAACACCTGTAACGTTGCTCCTGACACAGC contains these protein-coding regions:
- a CDS encoding TolC family outer membrane protein; its protein translation is MKTFLLKVVVLFAVIMNSNVLAQSLEQAVSVTLATNPELESSFNQYQSKLQNSRASQGAYLPKVDLDAGIGYEGIEPAAGNAKENTDLTRKEVSVSLTQLIWDGSSTLNDMGRTSAEAEASRYQLLADASDKALDVTKLYLDAEKANDVLKLSEANLQIHKKIYRDIKRRTESGLGSTADVTQVEARVAKAESNLLAAQNNLFETHSKFKETVGEEPVDLTFPQADQEQIPHSFQDAKALAFKSHPILKVTQQNIAAARYQYKQNQSPYYPSISLQANHSIKNDAAGYLGSSSETTAMIRMHYNLYNGGSDRANEMSAAYALNKAKDLREKSYREVLGGLELAWQSLDFSSQRRTFLADLVDSVSKTVIAYEKQYQIGQRTLLDLLNSENELFEARKDYLEAKYTQAYAQYRVMNAVGNLLDSLKVTVPQEWADQSGD
- a CDS encoding OmpA family protein, translating into MKFSYLLFLVSLPIWSKGIADQSQDEYDYIPPPTAAQAFDLADSDHDGVINARDLCPKTPQNAKIDNDGCETYHRSKTQRQLRILFENDSSNINSIFNIQIKQMARFLADYPETSIELRGYASRSGETQYNQALSKQRANSVKARLIKEGVSADRIRIVGFGESNPEATGEDQVSDAKNRRVSATVVGYKGDVEKRWTIFSTLPPNRHTY
- a CDS encoding nucleoside triphosphate pyrophosphohydrolase family protein, which gives rise to MYLSKLTSAVFTHLYNDIVEFRRTFDLPVSQPESLDEDADTLHTSLAIEELTELAEAQDKVEQADAIVDTVYVLMGRLVHLGHDTPAHNPGISYLIDLLLNVATHRNIDFIPCWDEVHSSNMSKVCRNQTEYDETESFYAKQGIKLSPVIKGDYIIAKCAEDFVSAEKTIRQGKVLKSVYYRPADLTKLTQ
- the btuD gene encoding vitamin B12 ABC transporter ATP-binding protein BtuD, which codes for MIHVKNLCVGTRLLPLGFNCAQGELIHIVGPNGSGKSTLLAALAGMIAHQGSVQLGETDLTRLSLPELAQLRAYLSQQERPTFAIDVCQYLALSIPSALSVTAEQSSDVIELLIQRLNLQDKLHCSIHQISGGEWQRVRLAGSCLQVWPTLNPHARFMILDEPAAALDVGQEHMLYELLQDINHMGLTVIMANHDLNRTLRYADKTLLLNQGILQQWGETRSVLTPDHVAEVFQTTVQSVEIQGKSYLLFD
- the btuC gene encoding vitamin B12 ABC transporter permease BtuC: MNFTQLLFEKRKRWYRAMITMSVLLLVSGAVYIFAGEVFIAPWHEMTGFEQQLILELRLPRLLAAMVIGACLAVSGATLQVLLGNVLAEPGIIGVSGGASVAMVVILFFFPFAATPLVFMFGAIVGAMIFTAILVGIARSMKLTTIRLLLVGVALGILTRSVVTWAFYFSNDLSLRQLMYWLMGSLGGIDWSYHLLSLLILPVLIWLMGQGRVLDRLMMGEVHAKQLGIDVHRIRWKLVVAVAVLVGASVALGGIIGFVGLVVPHLLRLAFGTENRYLLPLSAVAGALLLVFADLISRTALDAAELPLGVVTTTIGAPVFVWMLLKNHDSR